In Bradyrhizobium guangdongense, the sequence AAAGCCGGGGACGCTTGGAGTACTACAAATGCCGTTGCATAGATCAGTTTACGTCGCACGTCTGTGCGGCGCGGGGGTCGTTTTGTCATCACTGCTGAGCGGTGGAGCGAATGCCGCCGATCTTCTCACGAAGGCACCGCCGGTCCCTTATGCGACCGATGATTTCTGGACGAGGCCGTATCTGTTCGGCGATCTCGGCAGGACGAAGCTCAAGGAGCAAGGCATCGAGCTGGGCCTGACGCTCGGCGACGAAGCCGTCGGCAATCTGTCGGGCGGAAGCAAGAACACGGCGGCCAATGCCGGGCAACTGTGGTTTGGCGCGAAGTTCGACATGGGCAAGCTTGTCGGCATCCAGGGTGGCACCATCGGTCTTACATTGGTCGATCGTTTCGGAAAGAATCTGAATACCGAAGCGGGCATTCCCGCCTTGCAACTGACCAACGAAGTGTTCGGCCGCGGCAACATTCTGCGACTGACGCAGCTCTACTACTCGCAGAAGCTCTTCGATGACCGCCTCGAACTCAAGGGCGGCCGCCTTCCGGTCGGTTCGGACTTCTTCTTCGGTCTGTGCGAGTTCATCAACCTGACCTTCTGCGGCGGTCAGCCGGGCAACATCCAGGGCGGGTACATCTATAACTGGCCGGTGAGCCAGTGGGCCGGCGTCGTCCACTACAAGTTCGCCCCGGAGTTCACGATTTCTGCCGGCGTCTACGACGCCAATCCGAATTATCTCACGACCGACGATCCGACCGTCTATTTCCTGCCGGGCGTTCCTCACTCGACTCCCGCCAGCGGCGTGCTGGTGCCGGTGGAGTTGGTCTGGACACCCAAGGCTCCCTTGACCGGGACCTGGAGATTTGGCGGCTGGTATGACAGCGCCTCCACCATTGATGGCGGCATGCCGGGTATCATCTCCACCGTTCCGGGCGTCGGCGGCGTCCCGGATCAGAATCTCGGGGATCAGCGCGGCCGCTACGGCGTCTACGAATCGATCCTGCAACGCTTGACAGTGGATGGGGCCGGCGCGGTCGGGTGGTACGCCTTCCTCAATACGACGGTTGCCGATCACCGGACCTCGTACCAGGACTACCAGATCGCCGGCGGCTTCAAGCACACCGGAACGTTCGCCTGGCGTCCCCAGGACGAAGTCGGCTTCGCCGTGGGCACGACCCACGTGAACTCGGCGGCCCTCAGCCCCAACGCCGGCGGCAACGAAGTGCCGCTCGAAGTCTGGTACGGATGGCAGGCGACCGGCTGGATGAATCTCAAATTCGACGCGCAATACGTGATCAATCCCGGCGGGCGCGGCTACAACGGCGCGGGCGTGAAGACCGACAATGCCGTGGTTCTTGGTATGCGTACCGAGGTCCACTTCTGAACGGTGGCGCGTTCGATCAGAGCGCGCCGCACGACTTCGATGCATGCCCGTACTCGGGCATGCATCGTCGTCGTCAGATCCGGGCCGGCAGGAGCTCGCGCGCTGAGCCTACTGACGAAAAGGGCGCAGCGGGCGTCTCAGACCCAGCCGCCATCGACGATGTAGTGCTGCGCGGTGCAGGCGGAGGCTTCGTCGGAAGCGAGGAAGACGGTGAATTTCGCGACCTCGTCCGGCACGAGCCGGCGCTTCAGGCACTGTCTCTGCTGGAGTTCGATCTCGCCCGCCGGCGTCATCCATTTCTCGAGCTGACGCTCCGTCATGATCCAGCCCGGTGCGATCGCGTTGACGCGGATATTATAGGGGCCGTAATCGCGCGCCAGCGAGCGCGTCAAGCCGATCACGCCTGATTTGCTGGCGGTGTAGGCCGCCATGCCGCCCTGTCCCGCGATCCAGGATACCGAGCCGAAATTGATGATGGCGCCGGCGTTCGCGGCCTTCATGTCCGGCAGCACGGCTTGGGATGCAAAGAACTGGTGCTTGAGGTTGACGGCGATGCGGTCGTCCCAATA encodes:
- a CDS encoding carbohydrate porin, whose protein sequence is MPLHRSVYVARLCGAGVVLSSLLSGGANAADLLTKAPPVPYATDDFWTRPYLFGDLGRTKLKEQGIELGLTLGDEAVGNLSGGSKNTAANAGQLWFGAKFDMGKLVGIQGGTIGLTLVDRFGKNLNTEAGIPALQLTNEVFGRGNILRLTQLYYSQKLFDDRLELKGGRLPVGSDFFFGLCEFINLTFCGGQPGNIQGGYIYNWPVSQWAGVVHYKFAPEFTISAGVYDANPNYLTTDDPTVYFLPGVPHSTPASGVLVPVELVWTPKAPLTGTWRFGGWYDSASTIDGGMPGIISTVPGVGGVPDQNLGDQRGRYGVYESILQRLTVDGAGAVGWYAFLNTTVADHRTSYQDYQIAGGFKHTGTFAWRPQDEVGFAVGTTHVNSAALSPNAGGNEVPLEVWYGWQATGWMNLKFDAQYVINPGGRGYNGAGVKTDNAVVLGMRTEVHF
- a CDS encoding SDR family NAD(P)-dependent oxidoreductase produces the protein MAAIYSDLAGKVVLVTGGAAGIGAAIVRRFAEQKSKVVFFDIKVDEGQRLARELSDRGLAAHFQHVDLTDIPALRAGVAEARNTHGAINILVNNAAHDERHKTEEMTPEYWDDRIAVNLKHQFFASQAVLPDMKAANAGAIINFGSVSWIAGQGGMAAYTASKSGVIGLTRSLARDYGPYNIRVNAIAPGWIMTERQLEKWMTPAGEIELQQRQCLKRRLVPDEVAKFTVFLASDEASACTAQHYIVDGGWV